CTAAGGCATCTGAATATCTTaaacaggattttaaaaattataaagaaaaatttgtaattGTGTGTAACTGTCAAGGGACAGCTTTGAATATTTCTGTAATATCAAACTCTGTCGACATGAAGAAAGAGGATGGTGCaaaaaatatgtacatttataaaaaatatttaatagaccTGTACACTGAGTTTGCCTATGTCTacccagtttcttttttatattatcatgcATCTATTTAACTAAAAGACTATTTTGCTGtaataagaatgttgatgatgatgacacTATTAATAGATCACAACTATAATACATTAGGGCTTATCACTTCTTTCACAAAAATGCAAGAAGTGCAAGTTTTAACATAGTTTTTACATAAGGAAACAAACGATCATTAACTGAACTTACAGATGGAGCTAGGACTTGAACGCACATGTTTCCATGCCAATATTAGCACATACAACACTTCATTTCCCATTTAGTACCGGCTGCCAACATGCCTGGAATCATATTCCTTGCCTCCAGCTCATAGAATACCTCTTTTCCTTTTAGATATACTTCATGTACCATCTTTCATAACTCCCCTCAAATGAGAGCCCCCATCTTCCCTTCACACTATCTTCTTTTAAGGACTGGGTACCCCCATATATGTATAACTTACCCAATGCTTACAACACCTTCATTTGGCTTGGTAGTGTTTCCCTGAGGCTTATTCTTGTCTCCTACACGGAGATGGTTTACTTGACTACACAAGTTTTGAAGAAAAGGAAGTAGCTCAGAACTAGGTATATTTGAGTtatcatttgctttcttttgcaACCAAGAGGACACTACAAATTTAAGATCATTTTCAGGAAGAATATTGTTTTGTTGTACACTTTTACATTCTTCAAGATCTGGAATACTTCCTATATTTCCTCTATCAGGCAGTTCTGTGTTTTTGTCAATGTAAGCTTTTATGTCTTCAGTGACTGCTCCAGATGTCAATCCAGACTTAAAAGGAAATGGTGTAGAGGATGACTTGTCTAGTACTCCTGAAGCCGTTGACTTATGCAATCCATCAGGCATGTGTTCATCTCCAAGAACAGGTGGTTCTTTCTTTCCCAAGAAACACTGAAGTTGCTCTCCAAAAGGAATACAATTCtaataggaaaatatatacacacaaatatatatatatatatatattaaaagaaaattatttattagcAAAGTACTAAAATAAGCTTTATAGCTTTAATTAGCTTTATCACCACAGTAAGGTTTTCATTTGAGTCTGTGTGGCCTTACTAACTACCTCTCTTAAGCCTTTGCTTTCTCTTGCTTAATGttcatttaaaatgcattttgaaCTAAATGACCTAAAGTCCTTTCTACTTGTACTATTGAGTCTGTAATTAACCAATTATAAAAAccatttatatgattttatgtataaacaattataaaaaagcCATGAACTATTTTTAGAGTGGCTGTTCTAAAGTCACTTGTTTTGTGCAAAGCTCATGATTATTTTTGTAACAGGTTTATAGTAGTATACACATAACCAATCTTAAAATGTGGTTATTAGTAATTTTATAATGTCAGTGTTACAATACTGTATGATTGTAGCAAGTGTAAGCTGTATGTGTATGTAACCATTTCCctcttcaaatgatttttttgacACAAGGAactaaatactaaacatatttttGCCATGTTAATCTTATTCTTGaactatgaaatttttttttattagcatgTTAGAAAATCTCTTTAAAGACAACAATTAATTAATGcattccagggcagaaaaaaaatctttcttattttattatagaatattttattccatacctgatggagaaaaaaaaaatcaaatttggcAAGTTTTAATTTTCTAAGTAAGGTCCCTAAAACATCTTTCTCTGTGGTACCGTCTAACCTAGTctttaaaattacaattctaatccatcaaaatgacttatttactGGAACTTATTATCTTGACACACCTTTAAAAGCAGTCAAAGCACATGATTTTTTAAGAACCTAAAAAGTAGTTGCTAAATCAATGTAAAAAAGGGAATAATTCTAActtcaatgtattttttaatgaaatccaATCTGTTTATGTAATTTAACATTAATTTCTAATTAGCATGCTAATACTATATGATACTGTGACTTACCCGCTGTTGAAATCGAACCATGTTCATGAGTTGCTGAGCACCTGGTGATAATTTTGAACCCATGGATTCCATCATGGTTTGAACTCTGTCTAGATCTATCCTTGATCCTAGAGCAGGAAAGCTTATTGAAGAATTTGCAGAACCTGCCTTTAATTGGACTACAATTTTACTCACAAATATACTTTGTTTATCACCAAAAGAGAGcagctgttaaaaaaaagtttttttccaaaaattagaATGATAGAAATGCATTTTAATATATCGGAAATAATATCCATATATTAACTCTACAAGaatgaaattttccatttttaaaaatttgtttcaattACTTTAATATTATCAATTACAGTTCTTATTTATTCCATCCCTGATACTCTCAAATTTGCTATTTCATGGAGTAAAATTTAATATCTATTCAGGGGGTTTATCTACCAAAATCCTCAAAAAGGTTCATTTTAAGTTGGGTTAATTGCAGGGAACCTTTTGACAACATTAGTGAGATTTcagaatataaaacaattttataaaatcataacTGTCACAAGAGTGGGTCTGACAAAGCCTGTTTGATTCAATATTTTGGCTTAGTAATATAAAGTGTTGTAGAAAGCTATCCTTTTATAAGGCAATGTTATCCACTGTCAACTTCAAAAAAGTTAAGGATATCTTAGTATCTGAGGCATGCTGGTTTTCATTAACTAGGACTGATGTTGATCAATGTGTCTGAACCAGACAAGGTTCTGTACAATGGAATTCTTCAGCAATCTGGTAAAGTCCATGGACCCCTTTCCTTCAACCAATTATAATGAAACacagttatcaaatttatttgtaaaacaagttcatggaccACATATTAAGAACCTGTAGTCTAAactgtttatatataatttcaatcAATATCATCAAATTAATGAgttacattttaaagtttcataCTGGCtatgtaaaataagaattaatttgTCCTTAGCTCTCTCCAGATACCAGGGGAACCTCAAAGGATATAATttaagagagaagggggagggggagggaggaaaagagagagagaaggaagagaaatttaagagagaggagggaagggagaaagggggagagagaaggagggagggaagaagagagagagaaaaagagagagagatgatatcCACTTTATCcataaagaattatatgaactttCCAGACTGAAAAGTCCTAATCTTTTTGCTATTTGGAATAAACTAGCCATCACCCTATGAAAATTTTGTTGTCCTGCAGTGAATCCCACCAtccatattcattttttcttaacaATCATTCACAAAACTGCAGAGTATACCaaagaaataaaggtaaaagcATATTCTCTTCTTTTAGTACCTTTCAAAAACCTGACTACtcccaaaatataaatattacacaAACTAACAGCTCAAAACtccaagcaaaaaacaaaaattttaggaaaaaaaaaaaaaagcctacatttttattgtttcaaacaaaaaaattgagtaGCTGTTGTTCGATTGATTACCGTATCCAAcaatttgtgaccccatttaaggttttcttggaatGGTaatagaatggtttgtcatttccttctccagctcattttacagatgagaacactaagagggttaagtgacttgtccagggtcacaaagctaagaagtgtctgaggctggatctgaccCTAATGCAATAATGCTAATACAAGCAAGCATATATTATTTgcacttttaaatttatgaaatgttttaatatattattgcatttgattttcacagcaatcctgtgagatagcttttattctctccatttcacagatgaggaaattgaagctaagagagattaagtgatttgcccagaatcaaacAGCAAATTAGCATTAAAGCACGATTCAGACTCAGGTCTTCTTAGTTCTAATCCCAATTTTCTAGTCACTgaatcaaaattaaatattaaaatagtaggataacttttaaaagttaaaattaatacTCTAAAATAATGTTAATTAAATGTCTTACCTTAATTTTACAGTAATCTGTGGGACATTCTAATTTTAGATATTTCTTATACAAAGTAATGTcattttcactaaaaaaaaaaaaaaaaaaagaaaagaaccatttTTTATTCCATGAATTATCACTTATAATAAGAGTTTAGATTTTAAAGTTAAATGTTAATGAACATTTTAAcaaattaattaacaaattattaaattatttaacaaattaacaaatgttaatgaattttaaaaatactaggaTTGTTTCCTAATACTTTACCACTGATAGAAGATGGTGACAGGACAAGGAAGAAATCAGCAACCGAATCAAAGCAGCAAAAAGGTAGTTGctactgttgttgttcagtcatttccagtcatgtctgattctctctgatcccatttgaggtttgcTTGGCAGACactggagtggcttgctatttctttctccagctcattttacatatgacaaaACTAAGgaagacaggattaagtgacttgcctggggtcacacagctagtaaatgtctgagacaagatttgaactcaagaagaaaagTCCAAGCCCAGCAGTGGATATCCACTGTGGATATCCAAAATGGGATTACAGAGAACTGAACATGATTGAAACCAATCAGGCAAaaactataaaattttaaattgtaaagaTGGTTTGGATCCAGACTAAGAAGAGCCTTTAATGCCATGCACATCCCAACGCAAATTATAAGTTAGTCAGTAAGGAACGGGGAATCGCTGAAGATTTTTAAGTTAGAAAAGGATATGATCAGGCCTGAGCATGAGGAAGACTAACTTGGCACTAAAGTATGAAGGATAAATCAGAAAAGAGAACCTACACACGTGGAGACCAtttaaaagatcaataaaattagTCTAGCTATAGTTAAGTGTCTAAACCAAAGGAATGAAGAGAGCGTAGAAAAGAGGGGTTGGATTCAAGAAATATTGCCAGGGCAGAATGGATACACCTGGGAATTGACTGGATATAGGGATGagggaaaatgataaatcaaaGATCAAGTCAAGGTTTTAAGCACAGAATGGTGGTGCCATGTATAAAATTAAGGAAACTAGGAGGAGCAGATTTGAGGAGTGATGATAATTTTGGTATTAGACATGTCAACTTGAGGGGGGATGGGAAATCTGAGTGAAAGTGTTTAGCAATGAGTTAAAAATGTGAAACTTAAGACaggaggacaaaaaagaaaagaaaaatgcaattatTAAGCACATGGTGTGTACCAGGCATTGTCCAAAGAACTGGTTGGAGATATAGACTTGGAAGTtagtttgaagaaaaagaatgactgaaatgacagaaGGAGATGTAATGgctaagggaggagaaaaaaaatcccaaaaccctttaaagaaagaagagaaataaaccAAAGAAAACATTTCAGGGTTCTGGAACACAAAGcaccaaaaataaatttaaaatggcaagaagaagaatcagagaaaagaaatctgaaaaacaCATTGCTGCAGAAGACAAGGAAAGAGAAGGTggtcaaaaatttcaaatgatgcaaaaagatcaaagagaatTAAAGAGTCATTGGACTTGGCCTCAAAATATATCTACTGAGAACATTATGCAATGAGGCTCCTGTTCAAAATGCTCAAAAATTCAATTAgttattaagaaatgaaaaatccaGAATGATTTAAAACAAGCTAATTATCTTTCTGCCTGATCTGTTCTTTCTTACAACTTTATTTTGGTCAGCAGTCCCCCATTAAGTCTGTTTCTCATACTTAAAACCTTGGACtgacctttccctttccttcacttCCCATATCTACTTAGTCCTATCTACTACTCCACAACCTTATCCTCATCCATTCCTCTCTGATTTCTCTGTCATCACTCTACTACCACTTGCCTGGATTGACCACAGTAGACTCCTAACAGTTCTTCCCACTTTCAGACTTACTCCACCCAATTCATCCTTCATAATGCTGTAAGAATAATTTTTCTTAGACAGATAGATCAGGTCATGCTACTCCTCTGATTAAAAGTCCTCAGTGACTCCCAGTTACCTTTTGGGGGCAAATTGAgagtcttttttttcattcaacacCTGTATCTGACATATtcctcttacctttccagtcttctcttaCTTCCTTCAATATACTCTATGCTCCCAACTAAAATAACCACACCCTGCTCACAAACCAGTCACTTAATAACAAGCCTCTGCTGATATTATTAGCTATATGTAGAATGAACACCTACAAAGTCCTACCCATTCTATAGATAAAGTTCCATCTGCAACAAGAGGGCTTCTGTGGCCCTCTAATATTAGCAATACTAAGAATGATAATTCCTATTATTATAGTGTCTttcaaacattattttctttgattcttacaACCATCTTTGAGGTGAGTAATAGAGACTTTAtctgccccattttacagatgagaatcaGAAATTATGTGACATGCCCAAGGTTGCACAAGAGAGTTAAGGAGTAGAGGTGGGATCCAATTTCAAGCCTGTCCTGACtacaaatccaatgttctttccactctcCCATACTTTTCCCTGTTTTCACAGAGGGAttcaggaaaaaggaaggaaaggagagaatgaaggGCAAGAAGAATTCTTTCTATCCCAGGAggtggagaggaaagaa
The DNA window shown above is from Sminthopsis crassicaudata isolate SCR6 chromosome 2, ASM4859323v1, whole genome shotgun sequence and carries:
- the C2H10orf88 gene encoding ATPase PAAT, with the translated sequence MEAGAEDCGEAPRLMTSSSWEVPQRGLAQSLSLALTGLGGPDGGGGDSWEEEALGPPAPGEDLVLLKRKVDNEDESSCFLYLKCNPHRCEEIVSLGILSEARNMEVYAREEYCGTSRGENVCTVQQNSENDITLYKKYLKLECPTDYCKIKLLSFGDKQSIFVSKIVVQLKAGSANSSISFPALGSRIDLDRVQTMMESMGSKLSPGAQQLMNMVRFQQRNCIPFGEQLQCFLGKKEPPVLGDEHMPDGLHKSTASGVLDKSSSTPFPFKSGLTSGAVTEDIKAYIDKNTELPDRGNIGSIPDLEECKSVQQNNILPENDLKFVVSSWLQKKANDNSNIPSSELLPFLQNLCSQVNHLRVGDKNKPQGNTTKPNEGVVSIGVEQQPVCSYLEKIISKNMELMEKKLMDYIDQRMYKLQEHIDNKVVLLMDLLQNSNSTSTRVTQEHYDSGERLSNGER